A single Carnobacterium alterfunditum DSM 5972 DNA region contains:
- the nhaC gene encoding Na+/H+ antiporter NhaC encodes MKKLSIRESFALLILLLMMIGVSIIKFKLDPQTPLLLAIMLLIFWGRFHKYSWDEIHDGIKKGVKTGIIPMIIFILIGALISIWIAAGIIPSMMVIGFKLLNPSFFIPSVFLICAVVGTSIGSAFTTVSTIGLAFLGMGTAMGFTPGLVAGAIVSGSVFGDKMSPLSDSTNLSAAVAEVDLFRHIKNLMWTTIPSLILSTLLFLFFGMNKELATTNQVAGLTKVIESNFQVNWLAAIPIIFIFIFSWKRIPAIPTLLINIALSIGLLKFNSPTVTLSQISSYIQEGYVSTTGNEIIDALLSRGGVQSMMWSISLIILALALGGLLMEFNIIDTVMSPISNARMSVGNLILVTALSAIGVNALVGEQYLAIVLPGNAFKKTYKQMGLSPLALSRVLEDAGAVINSMIPWGVSGVFISTALGVPTLTYLPYAFFCLLCPVLTVISGFTNIGIKKLEPTKL; translated from the coding sequence ATGAAAAAATTGTCGATACGAGAAAGTTTTGCGTTACTGATTCTGTTATTAATGATGATTGGTGTCAGCATTATCAAATTTAAATTAGATCCACAAACACCCTTGCTATTAGCCATCATGTTGCTGATTTTTTGGGGGAGATTCCATAAATATAGTTGGGATGAGATTCATGATGGTATCAAAAAAGGCGTTAAAACAGGTATCATACCAATGATCATCTTTATTCTGATTGGTGCGCTCATTTCCATTTGGATCGCAGCTGGGATCATTCCCTCCATGATGGTCATTGGGTTCAAACTATTGAATCCTAGCTTCTTTATTCCATCCGTCTTTTTGATTTGTGCCGTGGTGGGTACATCTATCGGTTCAGCATTTACCACTGTTTCTACAATTGGCTTAGCTTTCCTTGGAATGGGAACGGCTATGGGTTTTACACCTGGTTTAGTAGCAGGTGCGATTGTATCAGGAAGTGTTTTTGGCGATAAAATGTCACCATTATCAGATAGCACAAATTTGTCTGCAGCGGTTGCAGAAGTCGATCTGTTTAGACACATAAAAAATCTAATGTGGACAACGATTCCAAGTTTGATTTTATCTACCTTACTATTTTTATTTTTTGGTATGAATAAAGAACTTGCAACGACGAATCAAGTTGCTGGTTTAACAAAAGTTATAGAATCTAATTTTCAAGTGAATTGGTTAGCTGCAATTCCAATTATTTTCATTTTCATTTTTTCATGGAAACGAATCCCAGCTATCCCAACGTTATTGATCAATATTGCATTATCGATTGGATTATTAAAATTTAATTCGCCAACTGTTACACTTTCGCAAATTTCAAGTTACATTCAAGAAGGTTACGTTTCGACAACAGGCAATGAAATAATCGATGCTCTATTGTCAAGAGGTGGCGTGCAGAGTATGATGTGGTCCATTTCACTGATTATTCTAGCTCTTGCGCTTGGAGGGTTGCTGATGGAGTTCAATATCATTGATACTGTCATGTCTCCTATCTCTAATGCTCGTATGTCTGTTGGGAATTTAATTCTTGTTACAGCATTGTCTGCTATTGGAGTGAATGCCTTAGTCGGAGAGCAGTACTTAGCTATTGTTCTGCCAGGTAATGCATTTAAGAAAACATACAAACAAATGGGTTTATCGCCATTAGCTCTTTCTCGCGTATTAGAAGACGCCGGTGCGGTTATTAACTCTATGATTCCCTGGGGTGTAAGTGGAGTGTTTATTTCTACAGCTCTAGGTGTCCCAACGTTGACTTACTTGCCTTACGCTTTCTTTTGTCTGCTTTGTCCTGTTTTAACGGTCATTAGCGGATTTACAAATATAGGGATCAAGAAGCTTGAACCCACAAAGCTATAA
- a CDS encoding ABC transporter permease: MAKKIPYLILAPGFILLILFLLVPLVSVIWPTFYDGALSFDSYTSFFQDSYNVGVFVRTIRVSLIVTVSCIFLGVPTAYYIAGTTPKWRGLLMSLTLFPMLTNSVIRSFAWINLLGQNGVINKVLSSIGVISKPLTLLYTEFSIVIGSIYLFLPILIITLVGIMENINPEIMEAAETLGASRIKAFIKVVLPLSSPGIIVGSILVFTGTLTAYTTPQLLGGNRNMMLSTFLYQNAMTLGNWKDASVIALLMIVTTLVVMKVFNLIANRIDKRGEQDA; the protein is encoded by the coding sequence ATGGCGAAAAAAATCCCGTATCTAATCCTAGCGCCGGGGTTTATCTTATTGATTTTATTCTTGTTGGTACCTCTAGTGTCAGTCATCTGGCCAACTTTTTATGATGGAGCCTTATCATTTGACTCTTATACTTCTTTTTTTCAAGACTCATATAATGTAGGAGTTTTTGTTCGTACCATTCGTGTTTCACTTATTGTGACGGTCAGTTGTATTTTTTTAGGTGTCCCTACGGCCTACTATATAGCTGGAACAACACCGAAGTGGAGAGGACTACTAATGTCACTCACGTTATTTCCAATGTTGACTAATTCCGTCATTCGAAGTTTTGCTTGGATCAATTTACTAGGACAAAACGGTGTGATCAATAAAGTGTTGTCTAGTATTGGAGTTATTTCTAAACCATTAACCTTATTATATACAGAATTTTCAATTGTTATTGGTTCAATATACTTGTTTTTACCAATTTTGATTATTACATTAGTAGGCATAATGGAAAATATCAATCCAGAAATTATGGAAGCAGCTGAAACACTTGGAGCTAGTCGTATAAAAGCATTCATTAAAGTAGTTTTGCCATTGAGTAGTCCTGGAATTATTGTAGGAAGCATTTTAGTGTTCACAGGAACTCTAACGGCTTATACGACCCCTCAACTGCTTGGAGGTAACCGAAATATGATGCTGTCAACATTTCTTTATCAGAACGCAATGACTCTAGGTAATTGGAAAGATGCAAGTGTCATTGCGCTGCTTATGATTGTGACCACTTTAGTTGTAATGA
- a CDS encoding YibE/F family protein, translating to MNVLVLLSIILFVLMKSISGEKGTKSFIALFLNFGITLLTILLIAKGVSDPIFLTLIACIIISCINLFYINTINLKSIIAFISTMITLLFLVIVIFFIVEKANIQGFGIEEIEELSFFNLYVGIDFLKIAISTIIMGSIGAITDTAISIASAMNEIWLHNPKLSRSDLFKSGMNVGKDILSTTTNTLYFAFIGGYLALLLWFNDLSYSLGEVINSKVFSSEVISIFCIGTGAILVIPVTAWLTAYIFTKYKKEFPVTKSASE from the coding sequence ATGAATGTATTAGTTCTTTTATCAATTATTTTATTCGTACTGATGAAGTCCATCAGTGGCGAAAAAGGCACAAAATCGTTCATCGCTCTTTTTTTAAACTTTGGTATTACGCTTTTGACTATACTGTTGATCGCTAAAGGAGTAAGCGATCCGATTTTTCTAACCTTGATTGCCTGTATCATCATTAGTTGCATTAATTTATTTTATATAAATACAATCAACCTTAAATCAATTATTGCTTTCATTTCTACAATGATCACATTACTTTTTTTAGTAATTGTCATCTTCTTTATCGTTGAAAAAGCTAACATACAGGGATTTGGGATAGAAGAGATAGAAGAACTTAGTTTCTTCAACCTTTATGTAGGAATAGATTTCCTTAAGATCGCGATTAGTACGATCATTATGGGATCTATTGGTGCCATTACAGATACTGCTATTTCTATTGCCTCTGCAATGAATGAGATATGGTTACACAATCCTAAACTAAGTCGATCTGATCTATTTAAATCTGGCATGAATGTAGGTAAAGATATTTTAAGTACGACTACAAACACGCTGTATTTCGCCTTTATTGGCGGATATCTAGCTTTATTATTATGGTTTAACGATCTATCCTACTCACTTGGTGAAGTGATCAATTCTAAAGTATTTAGTTCGGAAGTTATTTCGATTTTCTGTATCGGAACAGGTGCAATTCTGGTTATTCCTGTTACAGCTTGGCTTACGGCTTATATTTTTACCAAGTATAAAAAAGAATTTCCTGTAACTAAATCCGCTTCTGAATAA
- a CDS encoding IS3 family transposase: MSKLTFTPEQIQILKANPYVKNVSEKSITYSDEFKRYFVSESLGSKTAKQLFIEAGFDPEMIGKSRIRSFAGKWRKRYRDNGVLALKDTRQDCSGRPRKTPLTLEQQIEKLQAKILLLGQENDLLKKSEWSERRPENSEKISRIFSRIHEMKTKGSYTGTLIDACKALGVSRSGYYNYVKSLDSRNARDEEDQVWRTQIEEAYNYRGYEKGSRSIVMYFLNVLGITVNRKKVQRLMRKFNIFCPIRKANPYKRMAKATKEHSTVENKLKRQFDQGIAHKVLLTDITYLPGTGGFIGYLSTVKDGTTKEILAHYVSDSLKLDLSLTTVDLLMSAHSTTLHKDAFIHSDQGVHYTSPKFHKKLADNQLGQSMSRRGNCWDNAPQESFFGHLKDEIEYKDCGNLEELRAIVTDYMDYYNNERGQWNLKKLPPVHYREQLLLSVS, translated from the coding sequence ATGTCAAAATTAACATTTACACCAGAACAAATTCAAATTTTAAAAGCAAACCCATACGTTAAAAATGTATCGGAGAAAAGTATTACTTATTCCGATGAGTTTAAACGCTACTTTGTTTCAGAATCATTGGGTTCAAAAACGGCTAAGCAACTATTTATTGAAGCTGGATTTGATCCGGAAATGATTGGTAAAAGTAGGATAAGATCATTCGCTGGTAAATGGCGAAAAAGATACCGTGATAATGGTGTTTTGGCATTGAAAGATACACGACAAGATTGTTCAGGCAGACCTCGAAAAACACCATTAACACTTGAACAACAAATTGAAAAGTTACAGGCCAAAATCCTATTATTAGGACAAGAAAATGACTTGTTAAAAAAATCAGAATGGAGCGAAAGGAGGCCAGAAAACAGCGAAAAGATTAGCAGAATCTTTTCAAGGATCCATGAAATGAAAACCAAGGGTTCCTATACAGGAACCCTCATAGATGCCTGTAAAGCGTTGGGTGTTTCTCGTTCAGGTTACTACAATTATGTTAAAAGTTTAGACAGTAGAAATGCACGTGATGAGGAAGATCAAGTCTGGAGAACTCAAATTGAAGAAGCTTATAACTACCGTGGTTACGAGAAAGGTTCTCGAAGTATCGTAATGTACTTCCTAAACGTTCTGGGCATTACCGTCAATCGTAAAAAAGTACAGCGCCTGATGAGGAAATTTAATATCTTCTGTCCTATTCGTAAAGCAAACCCCTATAAAAGAATGGCAAAAGCCACCAAAGAACACAGCACTGTTGAGAACAAGTTGAAACGTCAGTTTGATCAAGGAATAGCCCATAAAGTTTTATTAACAGATATCACTTATTTACCTGGAACCGGCGGGTTTATAGGTTATTTATCAACTGTAAAAGATGGAACAACGAAAGAAATTCTAGCTCACTATGTGTCTGACAGTTTAAAACTTGATCTTTCATTAACAACGGTTGATTTATTAATGAGTGCCCATAGCACAACGCTACATAAAGATGCCTTTATCCATTCAGATCAGGGAGTCCATTACACCAGCCCTAAATTCCATAAGAAATTGGCTGATAATCAGTTAGGGCAATCCATGTCCAGAAGAGGGAACTGTTGGGATAACGCTCCACAAGAGTCGTTCTTTGGACATTTGAAAGATGAAATAGAGTATAAAGATTGTGGGAATTTGGAAGAACTTCGAGCAATTGTGACTGATTATATGGACTATTACAACAATGAACGTGGACAATGGAATCTGAAAAAACTGCCCCCTGTTCATTACAGGGAGCAGCTTTTATTGAGTGTTTCATGA
- a CDS encoding VIT1/CCC1 transporter family protein — protein MEKDAETPKNRGGQYIKSIVYGGLDGIITTFAVVAGSVGGELSFKVALILGFSNLLADGFSMAVGDFLSTKSQNEYEKNIRYKKQVDITQHPEQEKGQLMNSLVEQGINTNDANLLVDTLAKYDKPFVNQVMKLEYGSNTTEGSPVKNAVVTFLSFSIFGVVPLLIYVLAMYIPSLLDNSFFIASILTGMTLFSLGAMKSKVIHTNWLRSGFEMLLVGGLAALVAYVVGAFLGGL, from the coding sequence ATGGAAAAAGATGCAGAAACTCCTAAGAATCGTGGTGGGCAATACATCAAGAGCATTGTCTATGGGGGATTAGACGGTATTATTACAACTTTTGCTGTAGTAGCAGGAAGTGTTGGTGGAGAATTATCCTTTAAAGTTGCTTTGATTTTAGGCTTTTCAAATCTACTAGCTGATGGCTTTTCAATGGCGGTGGGAGATTTTCTTTCAACAAAATCACAAAATGAGTATGAAAAAAATATACGGTATAAAAAGCAGGTAGATATAACGCAACACCCTGAACAGGAAAAAGGACAGCTGATGAATTCTCTTGTCGAACAAGGAATCAATACAAATGATGCCAACTTACTAGTAGACACACTTGCCAAGTATGATAAACCATTCGTAAACCAGGTGATGAAATTGGAATACGGCTCTAATACCACAGAAGGTTCACCTGTAAAAAATGCAGTAGTGACTTTTTTGTCTTTCAGTATCTTTGGTGTAGTCCCACTTTTGATATATGTATTAGCGATGTATATACCAAGCTTATTGGATAATAGTTTTTTTATTGCATCTATCCTTACTGGAATGACATTGTTTAGTTTAGGAGCGATGAAATCCAAAGTTATCCATACTAATTGGCTGAGATCAGGTTTTGAAATGTTACTAGTGGGCGGTCTGGCTGCTCTAGTTGCTTATGTTGTTGGTGCTTTTTTAGGAGGGCTCTAA
- a CDS encoding sugar O-acetyltransferase produces MSERERMLAGRLYLAQGEELKAIRKKGQQLVRLFNATTEEEKPYRTQLLMEIFGKVAGEIYIEPTLRLDYGQNITIGKHFYANFDCIMIDIAAITIGDNVMFGPRVCLYTAGHPIDVTVRNSGLEFGMPITIGNNVWVGGSALVNPGVTIGDNAVIGSGSVVTKDIPANTIAAGNPCRVIREITQADKIKWEEQQAAYWAEVAIEQDAEIKGGTIR; encoded by the coding sequence ATGTCAGAAAGAGAGCGAATGTTAGCAGGAAGATTGTATCTGGCTCAAGGTGAAGAATTGAAAGCTATAAGAAAAAAAGGACAACAATTGGTTCGATTATTTAATGCTACTACTGAAGAAGAAAAACCGTACCGTACGCAATTGTTAATGGAAATCTTCGGTAAAGTAGCAGGTGAAATCTACATTGAACCAACTTTACGGTTAGACTATGGGCAAAATATTACTATCGGAAAGCATTTTTATGCTAATTTTGATTGTATTATGATAGATATTGCTGCAATTACGATTGGAGACAATGTTATGTTTGGACCGCGAGTGTGTCTCTATACGGCAGGACACCCCATTGATGTGACAGTTCGCAACAGTGGATTAGAATTCGGCATGCCAATTACAATTGGGAACAACGTCTGGGTTGGTGGAAGTGCTTTAGTGAATCCTGGTGTCACCATAGGAGATAACGCTGTTATTGGATCTGGATCTGTGGTTACTAAGGATATTCCGGCGAATACGATAGCAGCTGGTAATCCATGCCGTGTCATTCGAGAAATCACCCAAGCAGACAAAATAAAGTGGGAAGAACAGCAAGCGGCCTATTGGGCAGAAGTTGCCATTGAACAGGACGCTGAAATTAAGGGAGGTACTATCAGATGA
- a CDS encoding VOC family protein, producing MKISHVALWSKDIERMRQFYETYFNAQAGERYENTNRGFASYFLTFPGAETKLELMQQPTITDQPEETPLGWAHLAISVGSEKEVNNLTTVIAGEGHTIVGQSRWTGDGYYESVVADPEGNLIEITI from the coding sequence ATGAAAATTTCACATGTAGCATTATGGTCTAAGGATATTGAGCGTATGCGTCAATTTTATGAAACCTACTTTAACGCACAAGCGGGAGAACGTTATGAGAATACAAATCGTGGATTTGCCAGCTATTTTTTAACGTTTCCTGGAGCAGAAACGAAATTAGAATTGATGCAGCAGCCTACAATTACCGATCAACCAGAAGAGACACCACTAGGGTGGGCACATTTAGCTATCAGTGTTGGAAGTGAAAAAGAAGTAAATAACTTAACGACCGTCATTGCAGGCGAGGGACATACGATTGTCGGACAGTCTCGCTGGACTGGAGACGGTTACTACGAAAGCGTTGTAGCCGATCCAGAAGGCAATTTGATAGAAATTACGATCTAA
- a CDS encoding heavy-metal-associated domain-containing protein: MSKAVYQLEPLTCPSCIKKIETTLNKTAGIESAKVMFNSSKVKTEFDETAIKASKIQETIQKLGYPVLSAKVS; this comes from the coding sequence ATGAGTAAAGCCGTATATCAATTAGAACCATTAACTTGTCCATCATGTATCAAGAAAATCGAGACGACCCTAAATAAAACAGCAGGTATCGAATCTGCTAAAGTGATGTTCAACTCTAGCAAAGTCAAAACAGAATTTGACGAAACAGCTATCAAAGCTAGCAAAATTCAAGAAACGATTCAAAAATTAGGTTATCCAGTGTTATCTGCTAAAGTATCATAA
- a CDS encoding PTS sugar transporter subunit IIC, which produces MNKFNDLFNKMLDPFLRLVNTKAMMAIKDGFLLTMPITLVGSLFLLVANFPIPQWDTWMSSLFGSDWSAPLNQVAGSTFDILAIVAVLGISYTYAKNEKIDPISTAILSLVSFLILTDSFVTTESGEMITGVIPKGWTGGNGIITAIIVAIIVAKTFAFFINRDIRIKMPETVPAGVANAFSAMIPGFVIMFGSMVVYTLTSRFTGASLTALIFKLLQTPIQNVSDTLPGGLFITFLMSILFWAGIHGPNIVMGIMGPILTANALDNQQILDSGQELIIGENTKIMTVQLIDVFAKFGGQGITIGLLIAALLFAKSQRLKEISKLSIVPSLFNINEPVIYGLPIVFNPIMLIPFILVPITAVLITYGAIITGFIQPFTAVQVPWTTPPLISGFLLSGWQGLTVQLTIIFASTGIYYPFLIKQDKQFMLEELEIAAELENEKIDLNVAKENTL; this is translated from the coding sequence ATGAATAAATTCAATGATCTTTTTAATAAAATGCTTGATCCATTTTTAAGATTAGTTAATACAAAAGCAATGATGGCCATCAAAGATGGATTCTTATTGACCATGCCCATTACCCTTGTAGGTTCTCTCTTTCTTTTAGTTGCTAATTTTCCAATCCCTCAATGGGATACTTGGATGTCGAGTTTATTCGGAAGTGATTGGTCTGCACCCTTAAATCAAGTAGCAGGTTCAACATTTGATATCTTAGCAATCGTTGCTGTATTAGGAATTTCTTACACGTATGCTAAAAATGAAAAAATTGATCCTATTAGTACAGCTATTTTATCACTTGTATCCTTCTTGATACTGACCGATTCATTTGTGACTACTGAAAGTGGCGAAATGATAACTGGAGTTATTCCTAAAGGTTGGACAGGCGGAAATGGTATCATTACTGCTATCATAGTAGCTATTATAGTAGCTAAGACATTTGCATTCTTTATTAACCGCGATATCAGAATAAAAATGCCTGAGACTGTACCTGCTGGTGTAGCAAATGCATTTTCTGCGATGATTCCAGGATTTGTTATTATGTTTGGTTCAATGGTAGTTTATACATTGACAAGCAGATTTACCGGAGCATCTTTAACGGCGCTTATTTTTAAACTGCTTCAAACACCTATTCAAAATGTTTCTGATACGCTACCTGGTGGACTTTTCATTACATTCTTAATGTCTATTCTTTTCTGGGCTGGTATTCATGGACCAAATATTGTTATGGGAATTATGGGACCTATCTTAACCGCTAACGCATTAGATAACCAACAGATTCTTGATTCAGGGCAAGAACTTATCATTGGAGAAAATACAAAAATCATGACTGTTCAATTAATTGATGTATTTGCTAAATTTGGAGGACAAGGAATTACGATTGGATTGTTGATAGCAGCGTTATTATTTGCTAAATCACAACGATTAAAGGAAATTTCTAAACTTTCTATTGTCCCTAGTCTTTTCAATATTAATGAACCTGTTATTTATGGTTTGCCAATTGTATTCAACCCAATCATGTTGATACCATTTATTCTAGTTCCTATAACAGCTGTTTTAATTACTTATGGAGCTATAATCACTGGCTTTATCCAACCCTTTACTGCAGTCCAAGTTCCTTGGACAACACCACCATTGATATCAGGCTTCCTGTTAAGTGGTTGGCAAGGATTGACCGTTCAATTGACAATTATCTTTGCATCTACTGGGATTTATTACCCATTCCTAATCAAACAAGACAAACAGTTCATGTTGGAAGAACTTGAAATAGCAGCAGAACTTGAAAACGAAAAAATTGATTTAAATGTAGCAAAAGAAAATACTTTATAA
- a CDS encoding Crp/Fnr family transcriptional regulator, translating into MDKGNIHHHHTGKSHKSCVSLVPMFNHLEDEQLDEIMGATQSVSYKKNELIYHAGDESDSLYIINKGKVRIYRLAESGKEQLVRILNPGDFTGEMALFSESTHESYAEAMVNTKICLIKRSDLQEFLVKYPSVSLKVIAEFSNRLEASEKQTTRFSTEKVETRIALYLAESLDQEGTGTIEFTLSMSKKDLASYLGTTPETISRKFNDLEERGYIKQITHKRIKIVDLDGLLLV; encoded by the coding sequence ATGGATAAAGGTAATATACACCATCATCATACGGGTAAATCGCATAAATCGTGCGTATCGTTAGTTCCAATGTTTAATCATTTAGAGGATGAACAGTTAGACGAAATTATGGGAGCCACACAATCCGTTTCATATAAAAAAAATGAACTTATTTATCATGCTGGAGATGAATCTGACTCTCTTTATATTATTAATAAAGGAAAAGTAAGGATCTATAGATTAGCGGAGTCCGGAAAAGAACAGTTGGTCCGCATTTTAAATCCCGGCGATTTCACCGGTGAAATGGCATTGTTTTCTGAATCTACACACGAATCATATGCTGAAGCTATGGTGAATACAAAAATTTGTCTGATCAAACGTTCAGATCTACAAGAATTTTTAGTGAAATATCCTTCTGTCTCTCTAAAAGTAATTGCTGAATTTTCAAATCGACTTGAGGCATCTGAGAAGCAAACAACTCGTTTTTCAACAGAAAAAGTCGAAACGCGTATTGCTTTATATTTAGCAGAAAGTCTTGATCAAGAAGGTACTGGAACTATTGAGTTTACACTGTCCATGAGTAAAAAAGATTTAGCCTCTTATTTAGGAACCACTCCTGAAACAATCAGCCGCAAATTTAATGATTTAGAGGAGCGTGGATATATCAAACAAATCACTCATAAACGGATTAAAATAGTTGATTTAGACGGTTTGCTATTGGTTTAA
- a CDS encoding GntR family transcriptional regulator produces the protein MRKYRLVADQLLEEITHGKYKNELRLPTEEDLIVAYSVSKSTLRNAIDVLVDKSILYRVQGSGIYIRKPIYPDTITINSIKGFKEEFKNKKIHSKVIKLEQVEADAEISFKLQCEIGTPVYFVNRIRYVENEPFSIEYSYFNKNIIPYLGKEIAEKSIYNYIENDLNLSIGFADKYISVEKLSKIDSDHLQLNESDPSMVTEETVFLSNGKVFNHSKVIHNYKYAKFFALAKNR, from the coding sequence ATGAGGAAATATAGACTGGTTGCTGATCAACTTTTAGAGGAAATCACACATGGGAAATACAAAAACGAACTTCGCTTACCGACAGAAGAAGATTTAATTGTAGCGTACAGCGTTAGTAAAAGTACTTTGCGAAACGCTATTGATGTATTGGTTGATAAAAGTATCCTTTATCGAGTTCAAGGTAGCGGTATTTATATTCGTAAACCAATTTATCCGGATACGATTACTATTAATTCGATCAAAGGATTTAAAGAAGAGTTTAAAAATAAAAAAATACATTCAAAAGTTATCAAATTAGAACAAGTAGAAGCAGATGCAGAAATAAGCTTTAAACTTCAATGTGAGATAGGAACGCCGGTTTATTTTGTTAATCGTATTCGATATGTTGAAAATGAACCTTTTTCAATCGAGTATAGTTATTTCAATAAGAATATTATTCCTTATCTTGGAAAAGAAATTGCTGAAAAATCTATTTATAATTATATTGAGAACGATTTAAACTTATCTATTGGCTTTGCTGATAAATATATTTCTGTTGAAAAACTATCAAAAATAGACAGTGATCATCTTCAATTAAATGAATCAGATCCATCGATGGTTACTGAAGAGACCGTTTTTCTTTCAAATGGAAAGGTTTTTAACCATTCAAAAGTTATTCACAATTATAAATATGCTAAATTTTTCGCATTAGCAAAAAATCGGTGA
- a CDS encoding YibE/F family protein has translation MNNNGKKKRFLLYGVVLLCIVASMLFIQNNYNLYDQPIAEVVTVTLKEIKNVDDATNKDELFYQTLVGKIKNGTQKDQLISLENNYSSSGAFDHHYEVGDELFVSIQSSDNVQLTGTIDGPKRDKYVLAAAWLFILTVLLVGKKNGLFSLISLTINILVLYLALNSYINSERASLLLISSGLAVFFTVTSLLLVNGKNEKTLIAVLATLIGTFSALLIAYIAMWLTAEQGLRYEEMAFITRSPQKVFLASILIGSLGAVMDIAITITSSLYELYDKNNAISLKDLKVSGNEIGKDIMGTMTNVLFFAYVSGGIPMILLYLKNGSTWGYTLSMNLSLELTRALVGSIGIVLTIPISIHTALYFIHKRSITK, from the coding sequence TTGAACAACAATGGGAAGAAAAAAAGATTTTTATTATATGGCGTTGTCTTGCTATGTATAGTTGCATCTATGTTATTTATTCAAAATAACTATAACCTGTATGACCAACCGATAGCAGAAGTTGTAACAGTGACACTTAAAGAAATAAAGAACGTTGATGACGCAACGAATAAAGATGAGTTATTTTATCAAACGCTAGTTGGAAAAATCAAAAATGGAACGCAAAAAGATCAATTAATCTCACTAGAGAACAATTACTCCTCATCAGGAGCCTTCGACCACCATTATGAAGTTGGCGACGAACTATTTGTTTCCATTCAAAGCAGCGATAACGTTCAGTTAACCGGAACTATTGATGGCCCAAAACGAGACAAATATGTTTTAGCTGCAGCATGGCTATTTATACTAACTGTCTTACTTGTCGGGAAAAAGAACGGCTTGTTTTCATTGATCAGTTTAACAATCAATATACTTGTATTGTACCTCGCTTTAAACAGTTATATCAACTCAGAACGAGCCAGTTTATTGCTTATCTCTAGCGGATTAGCTGTTTTTTTCACTGTAACATCTTTATTATTAGTTAATGGAAAAAACGAGAAAACCCTTATCGCTGTCTTAGCAACTTTAATTGGTACTTTTTCTGCTCTTCTAATCGCCTATATTGCAATGTGGCTGACAGCAGAACAAGGTCTGAGATACGAAGAAATGGCATTTATCACAAGATCGCCACAAAAAGTATTCTTAGCCAGTATCTTAATTGGTTCTTTAGGTGCGGTAATGGATATTGCAATCACAATAACTTCTTCATTATATGAGCTATATGATAAGAATAACGCTATTTCCTTAAAAGATCTAAAAGTATCAGGAAATGAAATAGGCAAAGATATCATGGGGACAATGACGAATGTGTTGTTTTTTGCCTATGTTAGTGGCGGTATTCCCATGATTCTGCTTTATTTAAAAAACGGTTCAACATGGGGGTACACTTTATCGATGAATTTATCCTTAGAATTGACTAGAGCACTTGTTGGAAGCATCGGGATCGTGCTGACCATTCCAATAAGTATTCACACAGCGCTTTATTTTATTCATAAAAGGAGTATAACTAAATGA